In a single window of the Notamacropus eugenii isolate mMacEug1 chromosome 4, mMacEug1.pri_v2, whole genome shotgun sequence genome:
- the MAP3K1 gene encoding mitogen-activated protein kinase kinase kinase 1 isoform X2 codes for MENKETLKGLQKMDDRPEERMIREKLKATCMPAWKHEWLERRSRRGPMVVKPIPVKGDGSEINKLTPESQIEGHTNTSSPTPKGRRSPSPGSSSSSSSNRTVKSESPGVRRKRVSPVPFQSGRITPPRRAPSPDGFSPYSPEETNRRVNKVMRARLYLLQQIGPNSFLIGGDSPDNKYRVFIGPQTCSCGRGTFCIHLLFVMLRVFQLEPSDPMLWRKTLKNFEVESLFQKYHSRRSSRIKAPSRSTIQKFVSRMSNSHTLSSSNTSTSSSENSMKDEEEQMCPICLLGMLDEESLTVCEDGCRNKLHHHCMSIWAEECRRNREPLICPLCRSKWRSHDFYSHELPSPVDSPSVLRAAQQQTGQQQQRRNQDSHFNLTHYGVQQIPPAYKELAEPWIQVFGMELVGCLFSRNWNIREMALRRLSHDVSGALLLANGESTGNSGNNSGNSPSAGAASGSSQPGVSGDIVAEACCSVLSMVCADPVYKVYVAALKTLRAMLVYTPCHSLAERIKLQKLLRPVVETILVKCADANSRTSQLSVSTLLELCKGQAGELAVGREILKSGSIGIGGIDYVLNCILGSQTESSNWQALLGRLCLIDRMLLEFPADFYPHIVSGEVLQADTVIDRYKKLLSLLNFALQFIDNSHSMVGKLSRRVFLSAARMVARVPHVFLKLLKMLSVTSSTHYTRMHRRLMAIANEMEIAEAIQLGIEDCLDCRQDDFLQPSAPDNSPETTENNSPEHTVHLEKTGKSLCDAKSSVSPEDISNTLAGISVGLPSSVTMEQPKPALQTKGRPHSQCLNSSSSNHSQLLFPTLPSPPSTPSVPAGSVADVSKHKTQGFIPCKVPTASPQMQRKFSLQILRNCSEIKEPDKLSPVFTQARPIPSSHIHRPKPSRPTPGDMSKQGEVSKNSMTLDLNNITQCDGSVGNGSSSGAVIPSEETVFTPVDEKCRLDVNTELNSSIEDLLEAMPTSDTTVTFKSEVAVLSPERAENDDTYKDDVNHNQKCKEKMEAEEEEALSIAMAMSASQDALPVVPQLQVENGEDIIIIQQDTPETLPGHTKAKHHYREDAEWLKGQQIGLGAFSSCYQAQDVGTGTLMAVKQVTYVRNTSSEQEEVVEALREEIRMMSHLNHPNIIRMLGATCEKSNYNLFIEWMAGGSVAHLLSKYGAFKESVVINYTEQLLRGLSYLHENQIIHRDVKGANLLIDSTGQRLRIADFGAAARLASKGTGAGEFQGQLLGTIAFMAPEVLRGQQYGRSCDVWSVGCAIIEMTCAKPPWNAEKHSNHLALIFKIASATTAPSIPSHLSPGLRDVTLRCLELQPQDRPPSRELLKHPVFRTTW; via the exons ATGGAGAATAAAGAAACTCTCAAGGGATTGCAGAAAATGGATGACCGCCCAGAAGAACGAATGATCAGGGAAaaactcaaggccacatgtatGCCAGCCTGGAAACATGAATGGCTGGAAAGGAGGAGTAGGAGAGGCCCTATG GTGGTAAAACCAATCCCTGTAAAAGGAGATGGCTCTGAAATCAACAAATTGACCCCAGAATCTCAAATCGAAGGGCATACCAATACTTCTTCACCTACTCCAAAAGGAAGGCGGAGTCCTTCTCCTGGTAGCTCTTCGTCTTCGTCTTCAAATCGTACTGTCAAATCAGAATCTCCTGGAGTAAGAAGAAAGAGAGTATCTCCAGTGCCT TTTCAGAGTGGGAGAATCACACCACCCCGGAGAGCTCCGTCCCCAGATGGTTTCTCCCCATATAGCCCTGAGGAAACAAATCGCCGAGTCAACAAAGTCATGCGAGCCAGGTTGTACTTACTGCAGCAGATAGGACCGAATTCTTTCCTAATTGGAGGAGACAGTCCAGACAATAAATACAGGGTGTTCATTGGGCCTCAG aCCTGCAGCTGTGGGCGTGGAACATTTTGTATCCACCTGCTGTTCGTTATGCTCCGAGTATTTCAGCTGGAACCCTCAGATCCAATGTTGTGGAggaaaactttgaaaaattttgag GTTGAGAGTTTGTTCCAGAAATATCACAGTAGGCGTAGCTCAAGGATCAAAGCTCCATCTCGTAGCACCATCCAGAAGTTTGTATCACGCATGTCAAACTCTCATACATTGTCATCATCCAATACTTCTACATCTAGTTCAGAAAACAG TATGAAGGATGAAGAGGAGCAGATGTGCCCCATTTGTTTATTAGGAATGCTTGACGAAGAGAGCCTTACAGTATGTGAAGATGGCTGTAGGAACAAGTTGCACCACCACTGCATGTCAATTT gggCAGAAGAATGTAGAAGAAATAGAGAGCCTCTGATATGCCCTCTGTGCAGGTCCAAGTGGCGGTCCCATGACTTCTACAG CCATGAGCTGCCAAGTCCTGTGGATTCCCCTTCTGTTCTCCGAGCTGCCCAGCAGCAAactgggcagcagcagcagagaagAAACCAGGACAGTCACTTTAACCTGACTCATTATGGAGTTCAGCAGATTCCTCCTGCCTATAAAGAGTTAGCTGAGCCATGGATTCAG GTATTTGGCATGGAGCTAGTGGGCTGCTTATTTTCTCGAAACTGGAATATAAGAGAGATGGCCCTCCGGCGTCTTTCCCATGATGTTAGTGGTGCTCTGCTGTTGGCTAATGGGGAAAGCACTGGAAATTCTGGGAACAACAGTGGAAACAGCCCCAGTGCTGGCGCAGCAAGCGGGTCATCTCAGCCTGGGGTCTCAGGAGACATTGTTGCGGAAGCATGCTGCAGCGTGCTGTCCATGGTCTGTGCTGACCCTGTCTACAAAGTTTACGTTGCTGCTTTA aAAACATTAAGAGCCATGTTGGTGTATACTCCTTGCCATAGTTTGGCAGAAAGAATAAAACTTCAGAAACTTCTGAGGCCAGTTGTAGAAACCATATTAGTCAAATGTGCAGATGCCAATAG cCGCACAAGTCAGCTTTCAGTTTCAACTCTATTGGAGTTGTGCAAGGGCCAAGCAGGAGAACTGGCCGTCGGCAGAGAAATACTGAAATCAG GATCCATTGGTATTGGTGGTATTGATTATGTTTTAAATTGTATTCTTGGAAGCCAAACGGAATCAAGTAACTGGCAAGCACTATTGGGACGCCTTTGTCTTATAGACAGAATGTTGTTGGAGTTTCCTGCAGATTTTTATCCCCATATTGTCAGTGGAGAAGTTTTACAAGCTGATACTGTAATAGACAG gtataaGAAGCTGCTGTCCCTCTTGAACTTTGCTTTGCAATTCATTGATAATTCCCACTCCATGGTTGGTAAGCTGTCCCGAAGAGTGTTTTTGAGTGCTGCAAGAATGGTTGCCAGAGTACCCCATGTGTTCTTAAAACTGTTGAAAATGTTGAGTGTTACAAGCTCTACTCATTACACAAGGATGCATCGTCGTTTGATGGCTATTGCAAATGAGATGGAAATTGCTGAAGCCATCCAGCTGGGCATAGAAGACTGTTTGGATTGCAGGCAGGATGACTTTTTGCAGCCATCTGCCCCAGATAACTCCCcagaaacaacagaaaacaatTCCCCTGAACACACAGTCCAtttagagaaaactggaaaatcttTGTGTGATGCAAAATCAAGTGTCAGTCCAGAAGATATTTCCAATACATTGGCTGGCATTTCTGTAGGACTTCCTAGTTCAGTAACAATGGAGCAACCAAAGCCAGCCCTTCAGACAAAAGGTAGACCCCATAGTCAGTGTTTGAACTCTTCTTCATCCAATCATTCCCAGTTATTGTTCCCAACTTTGCCCTCCCCTCCTTCTACCCCATCTGTACCAGCTGGCTCTGTAGCAGATGTCTCTAAACACAAAACTCAGGGATTCATTCCCTGCAAAGTACCCACAGCTTCTCCACAAATGCAACGAAAATTTTCTCTACAGATTCTTAGAAACTGTTCTGAAATCAAAGAACCAGATAAACTTTCCCCAGTTTTTACACAGGCAAGACCTATACCTTCCAGTCACATACACAGGCCAAAGCCATCTCGACCCACTCCGGGAGATATGAGCAAGCAGGGAGAAGTCTCAAAAAATAGTATGACACTTGATCTGAACAATATCACACAATGTGATGGCAGCGTTGGcaatggcagcagcagtggtgctGTCATCCCAAGTGAGGAGACGGTATTCACACCAGTAGATGAGAAGTGCAGATTAGATGTCAATACAGAACTCAACTCCAGTATTGAGGACCTGCTTGAGGCTATGCCTACTAGTGATACAACAGTAACCTTCAAGTCAGAAGTTGCAGTCCTTTCTCCTGAAAGGGCTGAGAATGATGACACTTACAAAGACGATGTAAATCATAATCAGAAgtgcaaagaaaaaatggaagccgAAGAGGAGGAAGCATTGTCCATTGCCATGGCGATGTCTGCATCACAGGATGCCCTGCCAGTGGTTCCTCAGCTACAAGTTGAAAATGGAGAAGACATAATCATTATTCAGCAAGAT acaCCAGAGACTCTGCCAGGACATACCAAAGCAAAGCACCATTATAGAGAAGATGCCGAGTGGCTCAAAGGTCAGCAGATAGGCCTTGGAGCATTTTCTTCTTGTTATCAAGCTCAAGATGTAGGAACTGGAACTTTAATGGCTGTGAAACAG GTGACATATGTCAGGAATACATCTTCTGAGCAAGAGGAGGTAGTTGAAGCACTGAGAGAAgagatcaggatgatgagtcaCCTGAACCACCCTAACATCATCCGAATGTTGGGTGCTACATGTGAGAAGAGCAATTACAATCTTTTCATAGAGTGGATGGCAG GAGGGTCTGTGGCTCATTTGCTAAGTAAATATGGAGCCTTCAAGGAATCAGTAGTTATTAACTACACTGAGCAGTTGCTTCGTGGTCTTTCTTACCTCCATGAGAATCAGATCATTCACAGAgatgtcaaag GTGCCAATTTGCTAATTGACAGCACAGGTCAGAGACTGAGAATTGCTGACTTTGGAGCTGCAGCTAGATTGGCATCAAAAGGAACAGGCGCTGGAGAATTTCAGGGACAGTTGTTGGGAACAATTGCATTTATGGCACCTGAG GTACTGAGAGGTCAGCAGTATGGTAGGAGTTGTGATGTGTGGAGTGTTGGCTGTGCTATTATAGAAATGACTTGTGCTAAACCACCTTGGAATGCAGAAAAACACTCTAATCATCTTGCTTTGATATttaag ATTGCTAGTGCAACTACTGCTCCTTCAATACCCTCACATCTGTCTCCTGGTTTACGGGATGTGACTCTTCGTTGTTTAGAACTTCAACCTCAGGACAGACCTCCTTCAAGAGAGCTACTGAAGCATCCAGTCTTCCGTACTACCTGGTAG
- the MAP3K1 gene encoding mitogen-activated protein kinase kinase kinase 1 isoform X1: MAAAAGNRTSSSGLPGSAAAAASPEAGGGLLRDAGSGGRERADWRRRPLRQVRSVELEPPLFPASPPPSPEPGDPAPPGPPAAAGGAFQPAAPPPPPPPAPLALGACQSREPSPPPDSGAPSPAGADPGDRRAAPSEQPPAAAGAPASRDMENKETLKGLQKMDDRPEERMIREKLKATCMPAWKHEWLERRSRRGPMVVKPIPVKGDGSEINKLTPESQIEGHTNTSSPTPKGRRSPSPGSSSSSSSNRTVKSESPGVRRKRVSPVPFQSGRITPPRRAPSPDGFSPYSPEETNRRVNKVMRARLYLLQQIGPNSFLIGGDSPDNKYRVFIGPQTCSCGRGTFCIHLLFVMLRVFQLEPSDPMLWRKTLKNFEVESLFQKYHSRRSSRIKAPSRSTIQKFVSRMSNSHTLSSSNTSTSSSENSMKDEEEQMCPICLLGMLDEESLTVCEDGCRNKLHHHCMSIWAEECRRNREPLICPLCRSKWRSHDFYSHELPSPVDSPSVLRAAQQQTGQQQQRRNQDSHFNLTHYGVQQIPPAYKELAEPWIQVFGMELVGCLFSRNWNIREMALRRLSHDVSGALLLANGESTGNSGNNSGNSPSAGAASGSSQPGVSGDIVAEACCSVLSMVCADPVYKVYVAALKTLRAMLVYTPCHSLAERIKLQKLLRPVVETILVKCADANSRTSQLSVSTLLELCKGQAGELAVGREILKSGSIGIGGIDYVLNCILGSQTESSNWQALLGRLCLIDRMLLEFPADFYPHIVSGEVLQADTVIDRYKKLLSLLNFALQFIDNSHSMVGKLSRRVFLSAARMVARVPHVFLKLLKMLSVTSSTHYTRMHRRLMAIANEMEIAEAIQLGIEDCLDCRQDDFLQPSAPDNSPETTENNSPEHTVHLEKTGKSLCDAKSSVSPEDISNTLAGISVGLPSSVTMEQPKPALQTKGRPHSQCLNSSSSNHSQLLFPTLPSPPSTPSVPAGSVADVSKHKTQGFIPCKVPTASPQMQRKFSLQILRNCSEIKEPDKLSPVFTQARPIPSSHIHRPKPSRPTPGDMSKQGEVSKNSMTLDLNNITQCDGSVGNGSSSGAVIPSEETVFTPVDEKCRLDVNTELNSSIEDLLEAMPTSDTTVTFKSEVAVLSPERAENDDTYKDDVNHNQKCKEKMEAEEEEALSIAMAMSASQDALPVVPQLQVENGEDIIIIQQDTPETLPGHTKAKHHYREDAEWLKGQQIGLGAFSSCYQAQDVGTGTLMAVKQVTYVRNTSSEQEEVVEALREEIRMMSHLNHPNIIRMLGATCEKSNYNLFIEWMAGGSVAHLLSKYGAFKESVVINYTEQLLRGLSYLHENQIIHRDVKGANLLIDSTGQRLRIADFGAAARLASKGTGAGEFQGQLLGTIAFMAPEVLRGQQYGRSCDVWSVGCAIIEMTCAKPPWNAEKHSNHLALIFKIASATTAPSIPSHLSPGLRDVTLRCLELQPQDRPPSRELLKHPVFRTTW; the protein is encoded by the exons tcGAGATATGGAGAATAAAGAAACTCTCAAGGGATTGCAGAAAATGGATGACCGCCCAGAAGAACGAATGATCAGGGAAaaactcaaggccacatgtatGCCAGCCTGGAAACATGAATGGCTGGAAAGGAGGAGTAGGAGAGGCCCTATG GTGGTAAAACCAATCCCTGTAAAAGGAGATGGCTCTGAAATCAACAAATTGACCCCAGAATCTCAAATCGAAGGGCATACCAATACTTCTTCACCTACTCCAAAAGGAAGGCGGAGTCCTTCTCCTGGTAGCTCTTCGTCTTCGTCTTCAAATCGTACTGTCAAATCAGAATCTCCTGGAGTAAGAAGAAAGAGAGTATCTCCAGTGCCT TTTCAGAGTGGGAGAATCACACCACCCCGGAGAGCTCCGTCCCCAGATGGTTTCTCCCCATATAGCCCTGAGGAAACAAATCGCCGAGTCAACAAAGTCATGCGAGCCAGGTTGTACTTACTGCAGCAGATAGGACCGAATTCTTTCCTAATTGGAGGAGACAGTCCAGACAATAAATACAGGGTGTTCATTGGGCCTCAG aCCTGCAGCTGTGGGCGTGGAACATTTTGTATCCACCTGCTGTTCGTTATGCTCCGAGTATTTCAGCTGGAACCCTCAGATCCAATGTTGTGGAggaaaactttgaaaaattttgag GTTGAGAGTTTGTTCCAGAAATATCACAGTAGGCGTAGCTCAAGGATCAAAGCTCCATCTCGTAGCACCATCCAGAAGTTTGTATCACGCATGTCAAACTCTCATACATTGTCATCATCCAATACTTCTACATCTAGTTCAGAAAACAG TATGAAGGATGAAGAGGAGCAGATGTGCCCCATTTGTTTATTAGGAATGCTTGACGAAGAGAGCCTTACAGTATGTGAAGATGGCTGTAGGAACAAGTTGCACCACCACTGCATGTCAATTT gggCAGAAGAATGTAGAAGAAATAGAGAGCCTCTGATATGCCCTCTGTGCAGGTCCAAGTGGCGGTCCCATGACTTCTACAG CCATGAGCTGCCAAGTCCTGTGGATTCCCCTTCTGTTCTCCGAGCTGCCCAGCAGCAAactgggcagcagcagcagagaagAAACCAGGACAGTCACTTTAACCTGACTCATTATGGAGTTCAGCAGATTCCTCCTGCCTATAAAGAGTTAGCTGAGCCATGGATTCAG GTATTTGGCATGGAGCTAGTGGGCTGCTTATTTTCTCGAAACTGGAATATAAGAGAGATGGCCCTCCGGCGTCTTTCCCATGATGTTAGTGGTGCTCTGCTGTTGGCTAATGGGGAAAGCACTGGAAATTCTGGGAACAACAGTGGAAACAGCCCCAGTGCTGGCGCAGCAAGCGGGTCATCTCAGCCTGGGGTCTCAGGAGACATTGTTGCGGAAGCATGCTGCAGCGTGCTGTCCATGGTCTGTGCTGACCCTGTCTACAAAGTTTACGTTGCTGCTTTA aAAACATTAAGAGCCATGTTGGTGTATACTCCTTGCCATAGTTTGGCAGAAAGAATAAAACTTCAGAAACTTCTGAGGCCAGTTGTAGAAACCATATTAGTCAAATGTGCAGATGCCAATAG cCGCACAAGTCAGCTTTCAGTTTCAACTCTATTGGAGTTGTGCAAGGGCCAAGCAGGAGAACTGGCCGTCGGCAGAGAAATACTGAAATCAG GATCCATTGGTATTGGTGGTATTGATTATGTTTTAAATTGTATTCTTGGAAGCCAAACGGAATCAAGTAACTGGCAAGCACTATTGGGACGCCTTTGTCTTATAGACAGAATGTTGTTGGAGTTTCCTGCAGATTTTTATCCCCATATTGTCAGTGGAGAAGTTTTACAAGCTGATACTGTAATAGACAG gtataaGAAGCTGCTGTCCCTCTTGAACTTTGCTTTGCAATTCATTGATAATTCCCACTCCATGGTTGGTAAGCTGTCCCGAAGAGTGTTTTTGAGTGCTGCAAGAATGGTTGCCAGAGTACCCCATGTGTTCTTAAAACTGTTGAAAATGTTGAGTGTTACAAGCTCTACTCATTACACAAGGATGCATCGTCGTTTGATGGCTATTGCAAATGAGATGGAAATTGCTGAAGCCATCCAGCTGGGCATAGAAGACTGTTTGGATTGCAGGCAGGATGACTTTTTGCAGCCATCTGCCCCAGATAACTCCCcagaaacaacagaaaacaatTCCCCTGAACACACAGTCCAtttagagaaaactggaaaatcttTGTGTGATGCAAAATCAAGTGTCAGTCCAGAAGATATTTCCAATACATTGGCTGGCATTTCTGTAGGACTTCCTAGTTCAGTAACAATGGAGCAACCAAAGCCAGCCCTTCAGACAAAAGGTAGACCCCATAGTCAGTGTTTGAACTCTTCTTCATCCAATCATTCCCAGTTATTGTTCCCAACTTTGCCCTCCCCTCCTTCTACCCCATCTGTACCAGCTGGCTCTGTAGCAGATGTCTCTAAACACAAAACTCAGGGATTCATTCCCTGCAAAGTACCCACAGCTTCTCCACAAATGCAACGAAAATTTTCTCTACAGATTCTTAGAAACTGTTCTGAAATCAAAGAACCAGATAAACTTTCCCCAGTTTTTACACAGGCAAGACCTATACCTTCCAGTCACATACACAGGCCAAAGCCATCTCGACCCACTCCGGGAGATATGAGCAAGCAGGGAGAAGTCTCAAAAAATAGTATGACACTTGATCTGAACAATATCACACAATGTGATGGCAGCGTTGGcaatggcagcagcagtggtgctGTCATCCCAAGTGAGGAGACGGTATTCACACCAGTAGATGAGAAGTGCAGATTAGATGTCAATACAGAACTCAACTCCAGTATTGAGGACCTGCTTGAGGCTATGCCTACTAGTGATACAACAGTAACCTTCAAGTCAGAAGTTGCAGTCCTTTCTCCTGAAAGGGCTGAGAATGATGACACTTACAAAGACGATGTAAATCATAATCAGAAgtgcaaagaaaaaatggaagccgAAGAGGAGGAAGCATTGTCCATTGCCATGGCGATGTCTGCATCACAGGATGCCCTGCCAGTGGTTCCTCAGCTACAAGTTGAAAATGGAGAAGACATAATCATTATTCAGCAAGAT acaCCAGAGACTCTGCCAGGACATACCAAAGCAAAGCACCATTATAGAGAAGATGCCGAGTGGCTCAAAGGTCAGCAGATAGGCCTTGGAGCATTTTCTTCTTGTTATCAAGCTCAAGATGTAGGAACTGGAACTTTAATGGCTGTGAAACAG GTGACATATGTCAGGAATACATCTTCTGAGCAAGAGGAGGTAGTTGAAGCACTGAGAGAAgagatcaggatgatgagtcaCCTGAACCACCCTAACATCATCCGAATGTTGGGTGCTACATGTGAGAAGAGCAATTACAATCTTTTCATAGAGTGGATGGCAG GAGGGTCTGTGGCTCATTTGCTAAGTAAATATGGAGCCTTCAAGGAATCAGTAGTTATTAACTACACTGAGCAGTTGCTTCGTGGTCTTTCTTACCTCCATGAGAATCAGATCATTCACAGAgatgtcaaag GTGCCAATTTGCTAATTGACAGCACAGGTCAGAGACTGAGAATTGCTGACTTTGGAGCTGCAGCTAGATTGGCATCAAAAGGAACAGGCGCTGGAGAATTTCAGGGACAGTTGTTGGGAACAATTGCATTTATGGCACCTGAG GTACTGAGAGGTCAGCAGTATGGTAGGAGTTGTGATGTGTGGAGTGTTGGCTGTGCTATTATAGAAATGACTTGTGCTAAACCACCTTGGAATGCAGAAAAACACTCTAATCATCTTGCTTTGATATttaag ATTGCTAGTGCAACTACTGCTCCTTCAATACCCTCACATCTGTCTCCTGGTTTACGGGATGTGACTCTTCGTTGTTTAGAACTTCAACCTCAGGACAGACCTCCTTCAAGAGAGCTACTGAAGCATCCAGTCTTCCGTACTACCTGGTAG